Within the Gemmatimonadales bacterium genome, the region CGGGTCGGATCTGTGGGCGCTTCCCGTCGACGCACCGGACTCCGCGCGCGCCTATCTGGTCACGCCGTTCAACGAGGGGGCTCCCGCGCTATCGCCCGACGGGCGCTGGATCGCGTACGTGTCGAACGAGACCGGCCGGGACGAGGTGTACCTGAGCTCGTTCCCGCAGCCCGGCCCGCGGGCGACCGTCTCGATCGACGGCGGTGCGGAGCCTCAGTGGGGCCGCGACGGCCGGACGCTGTACTTCCGCAACGAGCCCGGGGAGCTGGTGGCGGCGCGCCTGCGCCAGGACCCATCCGGCTACTCGGTGGAATCCCGGCGCGTCCTGCTGCGCGGCGTGTTCGAGCGTTCCGTCGGCGGAGCCGAGTATGACGTGCACCCCCGCGGCGGGCGGTTCGTGACGCTCGCAACGTCAGGCGGCGGCGGGCGCCTGGTGATCACGCTCAACGCCGTCCAGTAGGTACGCCGTGACCGACGTCCTGATGCGCCTCGCTTCGGCTCTGGCCGACCGTTACGACATCGAGCGCGAGCTGGGGCAGGGCGTCGTACGGGCCAATCCCGTTGCAGCAGGCTGTGGAGCCATGACCTGGAATCTGACGCTGATCGTGCTGGTCATCTCCGCTGCCCCGCTCGCGGCGCAGAACATCGATACCGCCCTCGTCCGGAGCATCGACTCCGCCTTCGCGTGGGCCAACACCACCTCGCCGGGATGTGCGGTCGGCGTGGACGGTGCCGGCGCACCGCTGGTCCGGCGGGCGTACGGGATGGCGAATCTGGAGACCGGGACGGTGTGGTCGGTCGGCACGATCTCCGAGAGCGGCTCCGTGGCCAAGCAGTTCACCGCGGCGGCACTGGTGATCCTGGCGAGGGACGGGGTGCTGTCGCTGGATGACGACATCACCCGGTGGATCCCCGAGGTGCGGGCTATCGGGCGGCGCATCACCATCCGGCACCTACTGACGCACACCAGCGGCCTGCCCGATCGTTACGCGCTGCATCAGGCGGAGGGCCGCCCGGCCGGCGAGGTGGATCACCCGAATGCTGAAGTGCTCGACATCGTGTCCCGGCTCCGGGAACTCAATTTCGATCCCGGCGAGGACTACCTCTACAGCAACACCGGCTACGTCGTGGCGGCGACGATCGTGGCGCGGGCCAGCGGCCAGTCGCTGCAGGCGTTCACCCAGGCCCGGATCTTCGGGCCGCTCGGCATGACCAGCACCCGCTGGCGGGTGGATCACCGGACGGTGGTGCCGGGGCGCGCCTCGGCGTACGCGGGCACTTCGGCAACCGGCTATCGCAACGATCATCCGTTCACGCGGGTCGTCGGCAGCGGGGGCCTGCTCATCACCGTGGACGACTTCCTCCGGTGGGAGGCGGCGTTGCAGTCCGGCGCCGGCGCATGGGGCGCGGTGCGCGATTCGCTGGAGCGGGCGGGCCGGCTCAACGACGGTACCGAGCTG harbors:
- a CDS encoding serine hydrolase domain-containing protein, whose protein sequence is MTDVLMRLASALADRYDIERELGQGVVRANPVAAGCGAMTWNLTLIVLVISAAPLAAQNIDTALVRSIDSAFAWANTTSPGCAVGVDGAGAPLVRRAYGMANLETGTVWSVGTISESGSVAKQFTAAALVILARDGVLSLDDDITRWIPEVRAIGRRITIRHLLTHTSGLPDRYALHQAEGRPAGEVDHPNAEVLDIVSRLRELNFDPGEDYLYSNTGYVVAATIVARASGQSLQAFTQARIFGPLGMTSTRWRVDHRTVVPGRASAYAGTSATGYRNDHPFTRVVGSGGLLITVDDFLRWEAALQSGAGAWGAVRDSLERAGRLNDGTELNYALGVGVGRWRGVPRVSHTGSTGGYRAALYRFPDQQVSVALLCNAGVADPSALATRVAVRVLGSALAEPDAEPAGVAVDSAVLAALAGAYHAPRTEEVLILAIRGGQLTDSLAGNQALIPLAPDRFKYRGGQRTIRVVRAAGGAPVRLVMEASNARPVEYVQVARPRFDAAALAAYAGEYVSLELGARARFLVRGDTLMLDLGWRSSTPFLPLYRDGFGNDDVGLARFLRDPRGRITGLVVWSGRVRHLRFERVATR